Proteins co-encoded in one Pseudoalteromonas sp. MEBiC 03607 genomic window:
- a CDS encoding methyl-accepting chemotaxis protein, with protein MSASISFNNLSITKKIHAITCIAITAFVIIVVTNFIAMNDNKISLDELEKSSYQVVKLTTANVALLEKLDELYTQAVTFGESDLVDSAAQTYKKINENLQDIISINDVYVNSDTKKQLELYAQTSSSIASSMIEGTADFSKIQQQAQQKTKQYEAVLEGFKRAQSRADDRFFELVQATKARSDNALNLMLIVSVVSLLLLIATSIWIARGIGSSASAAASNLRLLADGKGSLSTQLEVHAKDEIGQVSINFNAFIQLLKAAVLEVIAVCEPLMENSTRLVQGMERAERATTKQTSDAEIVKQSMEEMRQSVADISHSAANASQAAQTAEREVEQSRTQIRRSVSESRTLSDEINQAASTINQLANDTKNVTQILNVITSIAEQTNLLALNAAIEAARAGEQGRGFAVVADEVRELASRTSHSTNEIRELLTTLTTAASDAVTAMNSARDMATNNAEAAENTGQSIDKISEQILSINGMNSQIAAATEEQTSVASMVVENVSNMHMSFEETMDSLSAVRDVAKNLHYLSDSLLDATAKFKVE; from the coding sequence ATGTCTGCAAGTATTTCATTCAATAACTTGAGCATCACAAAAAAAATACACGCCATAACATGCATTGCCATAACGGCATTCGTGATTATAGTGGTAACCAACTTTATCGCTATGAACGATAACAAAATTTCACTCGATGAATTAGAAAAGTCATCCTATCAAGTCGTAAAACTTACTACCGCCAATGTAGCCTTACTCGAAAAACTAGACGAACTATATACACAGGCAGTGACATTTGGTGAATCAGATTTAGTCGATAGCGCAGCACAAACCTATAAAAAGATTAACGAAAACCTACAAGACATCATCAGCATTAACGATGTCTACGTGAATAGCGATACAAAAAAACAGTTAGAGCTTTATGCACAAACGTCTTCGAGTATTGCAAGCTCGATGATTGAAGGAACTGCCGACTTCAGCAAAATTCAGCAGCAAGCCCAGCAAAAAACCAAACAGTACGAAGCCGTGCTTGAAGGTTTTAAGCGTGCTCAATCTCGCGCTGATGATCGCTTTTTTGAGCTTGTACAAGCAACCAAAGCTCGTTCAGACAATGCGCTTAATTTAATGCTGATTGTCTCGGTAGTTTCATTACTGTTACTAATTGCTACATCGATTTGGATTGCCCGTGGAATTGGCTCATCAGCCAGTGCTGCGGCAAGTAACTTACGTTTGTTAGCCGATGGTAAAGGCTCGCTGAGCACTCAACTTGAAGTACACGCTAAAGACGAAATAGGACAGGTATCAATTAATTTTAATGCCTTTATACAGCTACTAAAGGCTGCTGTACTTGAAGTAATAGCGGTGTGTGAGCCATTAATGGAAAACTCAACCCGGCTTGTGCAAGGTATGGAACGCGCCGAGCGTGCAACAACTAAACAAACATCAGATGCCGAAATCGTAAAGCAATCGATGGAAGAAATGCGTCAAAGTGTTGCTGATATTTCTCACTCAGCGGCAAACGCATCGCAAGCTGCGCAAACCGCAGAACGGGAAGTAGAGCAAAGCCGAACGCAAATAAGACGCTCTGTAAGTGAGTCACGTACATTAAGTGATGAAATTAACCAAGCTGCTTCGACAATTAACCAGCTGGCGAATGACACTAAAAATGTAACGCAAATTTTAAACGTAATTACCTCTATTGCTGAGCAAACTAATTTACTTGCTTTAAATGCGGCTATTGAAGCTGCGCGTGCAGGTGAACAAGGCCGTGGTTTTGCGGTTGTTGCTGACGAAGTGCGTGAGCTTGCTTCAAGAACATCACACTCAACTAACGAAATCAGAGAGCTACTTACAACGCTAACCACCGCAGCAAGCGATGCGGTAACTGCTATGAACTCAGCCCGAGATATGGCTACAAACAATGCTGAAGCTGCTGAAAATACAGGGCAATCTATTGATAAAATTTCTGAGCAGATATTATCAATTAACGGTATGAACTCTCAGATTGCCGCAGCCACCGAAGAACAAACATCTGTGGCAAGTATGGTGGTTGAGAACGTGTCGAATATGCATATGTCGTTTGAAGAAACAATGGATTCACTCTCGGCGGTACGTGATGTAGCGAAGAACCTTCACTACCTTTCTGATTCGTTACTCGACGCCACTGCAAAATTTAAAGTTGAGTAA
- a CDS encoding phosphate ABC transporter substrate-binding protein, whose product MKKLLIATALTVCSHTAFADVAVIVNPANGNAIDEGTIKKIYLGKAKSFDDGTKVNPVNQDGNSVSDEFNDKVVGKSSSQLNAYWSKLVFTGKGTPPEKLANDQAVIDFVAANSDAIGYIDAAKVTDKVKVVGTF is encoded by the coding sequence ATGAAAAAATTATTAATCGCTACAGCACTCACCGTTTGTTCGCACACTGCATTTGCTGATGTTGCTGTTATTGTAAACCCTGCAAATGGCAATGCTATTGATGAAGGAACTATCAAAAAGATTTACCTTGGCAAAGCAAAGTCGTTTGATGATGGCACCAAAGTAAACCCGGTAAACCAAGACGGCAACAGCGTAAGCGACGAGTTTAACGATAAGGTGGTTGGTAAATCGAGCAGCCAGCTTAACGCTTATTGGTCAAAACTGGTATTTACAGGTAAAGGTACGCCACCTGAAAAACTAGCAAACGATCAAGCTGTTATTGATTTTGTTGCAGCCAATAGCGACGCCATTGGTTATATCGATGCAGCAAAAGTAACTGATAAAGTTAAAGTAGTAGGTACTTTTTAA
- a CDS encoding porin, with the protein MKKLPIALALCAAFVSANTMAEVRINGFASIVGGKALDDDATLYGYDDDISFKNESMFALQLSADLQEKLSATAQIVARGSDDFDAEFEWAYLTYEFSDELQVSAGKMRVPFYRYSDFLDVGYTYRWVRPPQSVYNLPFSTYEGLSLLHNTQLGDWDSTVQVIYGSFDGNIAVVSVNGDTELNDIAGINWTMSYDWFSARAAYFVADTTIAIENDTDAGVALNGLEQTLRAAGFVDQADDIAVNEDDGSFFAVGFSIDYNDILFDAEYTEFEVENSALAKQTQYYTSVGYRMDEWVVHLTYENNDDKHDSNRYNALPAVPALNAGINQVLEGVKAKSNVYTIGTRYDFHPSAALKVDFSRFKDDITDTETDVVAVAVDLVF; encoded by the coding sequence ATGAAAAAACTTCCTATTGCATTGGCTCTATGTGCTGCTTTTGTGTCTGCAAACACAATGGCAGAGGTTCGCATAAATGGCTTTGCTTCTATTGTTGGCGGTAAAGCCCTTGACGATGACGCAACGCTTTATGGTTACGATGACGATATTTCGTTTAAAAACGAAAGTATGTTCGCATTACAGCTTTCTGCAGATTTACAAGAAAAACTAAGCGCTACGGCACAAATTGTAGCGCGTGGTAGCGATGATTTTGATGCTGAGTTTGAGTGGGCTTATTTAACCTATGAGTTCAGCGATGAGCTACAAGTGAGTGCTGGTAAAATGCGTGTGCCTTTTTACCGTTATTCAGACTTCTTAGACGTTGGTTATACTTACCGTTGGGTTCGTCCGCCGCAATCTGTTTATAACCTCCCGTTTTCAACGTATGAAGGCCTAAGCCTGTTACATAACACGCAATTAGGTGATTGGGATTCAACCGTTCAAGTTATTTACGGTAGCTTCGATGGCAACATTGCTGTGGTATCGGTTAATGGCGATACAGAGCTTAATGATATTGCAGGTATCAACTGGACGATGAGCTACGACTGGTTCAGTGCTCGTGCTGCATACTTTGTAGCAGACACAACAATTGCAATCGAAAACGACACCGATGCAGGTGTTGCGCTTAATGGCCTTGAGCAAACACTTAGAGCTGCGGGCTTTGTTGATCAAGCTGATGATATTGCTGTTAACGAAGATGATGGCTCTTTCTTCGCTGTGGGCTTTTCGATTGATTACAACGACATTCTATTTGATGCTGAATACACTGAGTTTGAAGTAGAAAATAGCGCCCTTGCTAAACAAACTCAATACTATACCTCTGTTGGTTACCGTATGGATGAGTGGGTTGTGCACTTAACTTACGAAAATAACGACGACAAACACGATAGCAACCGCTACAACGCACTACCTGCAGTACCAGCTTTAAACGCAGGTATTAATCAGGTGCTTGAGGGCGTAAAAGCGAAGAGCAATGTGTATACCATTGGTACTCGTTATGACTTCCACCCATCAGCTGCTTTAAAAGTAGATTTCAGCCGCTTTAAAGATGATATTACAGATACAGAAACCGACGTTGTTGCTGTTGCTGTTGATTTAGTTTTTTAA
- a CDS encoding EAL domain-containing protein, giving the protein MHDKQTHCQPTGCNNCKDKLELGFDFTMAFQPIIDCAAKQIFGYEALVRGPNNESAYSVISQVNDENRYTFDQLCRIKAISLAAKLKLDSILSINFLPNAIYKPERCIRTTLEAAKQYDFPVEQIMFEFTEVEQVEDTNHIKRVVEYYQSLGFITATDDFGSGYSGLNLLADFQSNIIKLDMALIRDIHLNKTRQAIVSHCIAMFDELNITTLAEGIETIEEYQWLRQAGVSLMQGYLFARPGFESLPEVDFSLLREA; this is encoded by the coding sequence ATGCACGACAAGCAAACTCATTGCCAGCCAACAGGTTGCAATAACTGTAAAGACAAACTAGAACTTGGCTTTGATTTCACCATGGCTTTTCAGCCTATCATTGACTGCGCAGCAAAGCAGATCTTTGGTTATGAAGCATTAGTTCGCGGGCCTAATAATGAGTCGGCTTATTCTGTTATCTCACAAGTGAACGATGAGAACCGCTATACCTTCGACCAACTTTGTCGTATCAAAGCTATTTCGCTTGCAGCAAAGCTAAAGCTTGATTCTATTTTGAGTATCAACTTTTTACCTAACGCGATTTACAAACCTGAGCGCTGTATTAGAACAACCCTTGAAGCAGCTAAACAATATGACTTTCCGGTAGAGCAGATTATGTTTGAATTTACCGAGGTTGAGCAAGTTGAAGACACGAATCACATTAAACGTGTTGTTGAATATTATCAGTCGTTGGGGTTTATTACGGCTACGGATGATTTTGGTTCTGGTTATTCGGGTTTAAATTTATTGGCTGACTTTCAAAGCAATATTATTAAGCTTGATATGGCACTAATTAGAGATATTCATTTAAATAAAACTCGTCAAGCAATTGTGAGCCATTGTATTGCGATGTTTGATGAATTAAATATCACTACGCTGGCTGAGGGTATTGAAACGATTGAGGAATATCAATGGTTACGCCAAGCTGGGGTGAGTTTAATGCAAGGTTATTTATTTGCACGTCCGGGTTTTGAGAGTTTGCCTGAGGTAGATTTTAGTCTGTTGCGTGAGGCTTAA
- a CDS encoding class I SAM-dependent methyltransferase, translated as MASKTVEYYNQNAQAFVDATLDVDLNELYDEFLPLIPKKGALLDAGCGSGRDAFIFKERGYSVDAFDISPVMAKLASEYLNQDVAVSSFLELNHVAKYDGIWCCASLIHVAKNDLTEAFNNLARALKPQGIVYVSFKYGDGEREHNGREFTDLNEQALENIIKGTDLFILKSWQSADQRPERATETWLNAILHRRTI; from the coding sequence ATGGCATCCAAAACCGTCGAATACTACAACCAAAATGCGCAAGCATTTGTAGATGCCACACTCGATGTAGACCTCAATGAACTTTACGACGAATTCTTACCGCTGATCCCAAAAAAAGGCGCTTTACTCGATGCCGGTTGTGGCTCTGGCCGCGACGCTTTCATCTTTAAAGAGCGTGGTTATAGCGTAGATGCATTCGATATCAGCCCAGTTATGGCAAAGCTGGCGTCAGAATACTTAAATCAAGACGTAGCAGTAAGCAGCTTTCTAGAGCTAAACCACGTTGCCAAATACGACGGCATTTGGTGCTGCGCAAGCCTTATTCACGTAGCAAAAAACGATTTAACCGAAGCATTCAACAACCTTGCCCGCGCATTAAAGCCACAAGGCATCGTGTATGTATCGTTTAAATACGGCGACGGCGAGCGCGAACACAACGGTCGCGAATTTACCGACCTAAACGAACAAGCACTTGAGAACATAATTAAAGGCACAGACCTATTTATCCTCAAGTCGTGGCAAAGCGCCGACCAACGCCCAGAGCGCGCCACAGAAACATGGCTAAACGCCATTTTGCATAGAAGAACGATATAG
- a CDS encoding HNH endonuclease, which produces MMMAMQQQLDFIAYIQRMLVEGDFSATYKFALLHALADVCVEQPMMYEASELNIDLAKLAEKLIELYWHHAVPFSSAHSGESALLKQNSGAQSKVIAVLYECQQNNIRSLRQLKLSPYWHTTYKAALDTLKTGPLWRLQILAKQEECFLYPHTKGKSYITLNAGIAACFRRFYDLVVYLAKNAWLQKIQSIKHNQALIGPQSQLHDFLFGFDRTALNKAKPILVEIQKGQCFYCQKPLTSAIEVDHFIPFARYANDLGHNFVAAHRSCNNSKRDFLAAQLHRERWQDQNLDRHSQLLTDELTRYFHCDVDKSLAVSNWAYQVASSNGAKLWLAKDRFELAGSKNVHALDLVAQTNHLYDF; this is translated from the coding sequence TTGATGATGGCCATGCAGCAGCAACTCGATTTTATTGCTTACATTCAGCGCATGCTGGTGGAAGGCGATTTTAGTGCGACATATAAGTTTGCACTATTGCATGCGTTGGCTGATGTTTGTGTTGAGCAACCAATGATGTATGAGGCTAGCGAGTTAAACATTGATCTTGCTAAGCTAGCTGAAAAGTTAATAGAGCTTTATTGGCACCATGCTGTGCCATTTTCTTCTGCTCACAGTGGTGAAAGTGCTTTACTAAAACAAAACTCGGGTGCGCAATCAAAAGTAATTGCGGTGCTATATGAGTGCCAGCAAAACAATATTCGTAGCTTGCGCCAGCTTAAATTAAGCCCTTACTGGCATACCACTTACAAAGCAGCTTTAGACACGTTAAAAACAGGCCCGTTGTGGCGCTTACAAATTCTTGCTAAACAAGAAGAGTGCTTTTTATATCCGCACACAAAAGGCAAAAGCTATATTACTCTAAACGCAGGCATAGCTGCTTGCTTTAGACGCTTTTACGATTTAGTTGTCTATTTAGCTAAAAATGCATGGCTACAAAAGATTCAAAGCATCAAGCACAATCAAGCACTTATTGGCCCGCAAAGCCAACTGCATGACTTTTTATTTGGTTTTGACCGCACAGCACTAAACAAAGCAAAACCAATTTTAGTCGAAATACAAAAAGGCCAGTGTTTTTATTGTCAAAAGCCACTCACAAGCGCGATAGAAGTTGATCACTTTATTCCCTTTGCCCGCTACGCTAACGATTTAGGCCATAATTTTGTTGCCGCCCATCGAAGTTGTAATAACAGTAAACGTGACTTTTTAGCTGCACAATTACACCGTGAACGTTGGCAAGATCAAAACCTAGATCGCCACAGTCAGCTGCTCACTGATGAACTAACTCGCTATTTTCATTGTGATGTAGATAAATCCCTTGCAGTAAGCAATTGGGCATACCAAGTTGCTAGCAGCAATGGCGCAAAACTTTGGCTTGCAAAAGATAGGTTCGAGTTGGCGGGAAGTAAAAATGTCCACGCGTTAGATTTAGTCGCGCAGACAAATCACTTATATGATTTTTAA
- a CDS encoding nuclease-related domain-containing protein, producing MDNFIAQGLSLLFVIGGIYSILGVIFFRVWLHQKQAKLPVDRKKFTRVAAQTLNDQVNDKVFNVVGYIGLAALIITMPFALKGITEMLASGQLNYFFIIVIIVGLIYTARKSWFESDQLIKLKLGRDAELAVASELIELQSHGYQIFHDIQADGFNIDHLVIGPNGVFAIETKGRHKRVKDDTNYKVRFENNLLAFPSWNENKPIEQAEIQANWVYKWLSEATGFQTKITPILCFPGWFIELKQRPPFPIVSHRQLAKTILSMRQNQIDGAMQKAICYQAVQRSLNISKV from the coding sequence ATGGATAACTTCATAGCACAAGGACTCAGCCTCTTATTTGTAATAGGAGGAATATATTCAATATTGGGTGTTATTTTTTTTAGAGTATGGCTTCATCAGAAGCAAGCCAAATTACCCGTAGATAGAAAAAAGTTTACTCGAGTAGCCGCACAAACACTTAACGATCAAGTAAACGATAAGGTCTTTAATGTTGTTGGTTACATAGGTTTAGCTGCATTGATTATTACAATGCCGTTTGCCCTCAAAGGGATTACCGAAATGTTGGCAAGCGGTCAATTGAACTACTTTTTTATAATTGTAATTATTGTCGGTTTAATTTACACCGCCAGAAAATCGTGGTTTGAATCAGACCAGTTAATTAAACTAAAACTAGGGCGAGATGCTGAGTTAGCTGTTGCATCTGAATTAATTGAGCTTCAATCTCATGGGTATCAAATATTTCATGATATTCAAGCTGATGGGTTTAATATTGATCACTTAGTTATTGGGCCTAATGGTGTTTTTGCGATTGAAACAAAAGGAAGGCATAAGCGCGTTAAAGATGATACAAACTACAAAGTCCGATTCGAAAATAATCTACTTGCCTTTCCATCTTGGAATGAAAACAAGCCAATTGAACAGGCAGAAATACAAGCAAATTGGGTTTATAAATGGTTAAGTGAAGCAACTGGTTTTCAAACAAAAATAACCCCAATATTGTGCTTTCCAGGTTGGTTTATAGAGTTGAAGCAGCGACCACCATTTCCTATTGTTTCCCATAGACAGTTAGCAAAAACTATATTGTCGATGCGCCAAAACCAAATAGATGGAGCTATGCAAAAAGCTATTTGCTATCAAGCTGTGCAAAGAAGCTTAAATATTTCTAAGGTTTAA
- a CDS encoding LysR family transcriptional regulator, with amino-acid sequence MLDDLHLFIEIARRKSMSQTAKDLGLNLSTLSRRIQALEEKLAEPLLQRTARGIVLTAKGESLYNELGEQVLALNSQLEQLNDSPAAKEFYLLCPQNIIAGPLMSAVNQFAMANPTLNLHIYPSNANSQLSQKRFDLAIRIGEQQDSSYFQKRLGMIAIKLIKKKDAPTSRLILPYSESQLPSGLLNKLKTEYEHISFCFDITIARKMVEAGYGIGLLPMSEICCIEDTSNFSYIDSPHSIPARPIYALWPHSRTPSANAQLLIEQLQTSIADSPSLQGEILGL; translated from the coding sequence ATGCTGGATGATCTGCATTTATTTATTGAAATAGCGCGCCGTAAAAGCATGAGCCAAACAGCAAAAGATTTAGGACTGAATCTATCGACCCTATCAAGGCGCATTCAGGCGTTAGAAGAAAAACTCGCTGAGCCATTACTGCAACGCACAGCCCGAGGCATTGTGTTAACCGCCAAAGGCGAATCACTGTATAACGAGTTAGGCGAACAAGTGCTTGCTCTTAACAGCCAGCTTGAGCAATTAAATGACTCGCCCGCTGCAAAAGAGTTTTACCTGTTGTGCCCACAAAACATCATTGCGGGCCCACTGATGAGTGCAGTTAATCAGTTTGCGATGGCAAACCCTACGCTAAACCTCCACATTTACCCAAGTAATGCCAACAGCCAACTAAGCCAAAAACGTTTTGACTTAGCTATTCGCATCGGCGAACAACAAGACTCAAGTTATTTTCAAAAGCGCCTAGGCATGATCGCAATAAAGCTGATTAAAAAGAAAGATGCTCCAACATCAAGGTTGATACTGCCCTATTCAGAGTCACAACTCCCCAGCGGTTTGCTAAACAAATTAAAAACCGAGTATGAACACATAAGTTTTTGTTTTGATATTACAATCGCCAGAAAAATGGTTGAAGCAGGCTATGGCATTGGCTTACTACCCATGAGCGAAATTTGCTGCATAGAAGACACCAGCAACTTTAGTTATATCGACTCCCCCCACAGTATTCCCGCAAGGCCAATTTACGCCCTCTGGCCACATTCACGCACACCATCAGCGAATGCCCAGTTGTTGATAGAACAACTCCAAACCAGTATTGCAGACTCACCAAGCTTGCAAGGAGAAATATTAGGGCTTTAG
- a CDS encoding DUF2798 domain-containing protein, whose amino-acid sequence MKIHFTFTAAFSFLMSFLLSAWVTYVNLGLSDTFFLSWMKAFANAWPAAFVVAFTVAPPIRALVLKLFSKDSV is encoded by the coding sequence ATGAAAATTCATTTTACTTTTACTGCGGCATTTTCGTTTTTAATGTCGTTTTTACTTTCGGCATGGGTCACTTATGTCAACTTAGGGCTGAGCGATACATTTTTTCTAAGTTGGATGAAGGCGTTTGCTAATGCGTGGCCTGCTGCGTTTGTTGTGGCTTTTACGGTTGCCCCGCCTATTCGGGCATTGGTTTTAAAGTTATTTAGTAAGGATTCAGTATGA
- a CDS encoding antibiotic biosynthesis monooxygenase, translating into MINIVAKITPKAALFDDCKGRLQGILAATRAEPGCNRFELFASKEQRCLFLVEQFESQAALDEHYAQPYTKAVFAFYENAFAEPVEVEKVEKVEEL; encoded by the coding sequence ATGATTAATATCGTGGCAAAAATTACCCCAAAGGCTGCATTATTTGATGACTGTAAAGGGCGTTTACAGGGCATTTTAGCAGCCACTCGTGCAGAGCCTGGTTGTAATCGTTTTGAGTTGTTTGCGAGCAAAGAGCAGCGTTGTTTGTTTTTAGTTGAGCAGTTTGAATCGCAAGCTGCCCTTGATGAGCATTATGCTCAGCCTTATACCAAAGCTGTGTTCGCGTTTTATGAGAATGCCTTTGCGGAGCCAGTTGAGGTAGAGAAGGTGGAGAAGGTGGAGGAGCTTTAG
- a CDS encoding LysR substrate-binding domain-containing protein, translating to MQLPPLKSLWYFKHAAELGSFKLAAEQLFVSQAAVSQQIRLLEQQLDCSLFTRHTRYVELTRQGEHLLPHVLKGFSHLQAGVQAVSQDSHPNTLNLTVLPSFASGWLLGRISDFQNKYPHIKVRIEPSDQLADFSAGQVDLGIRFGQGSYPGLHSELISDDSLFLAYKPGALDTSKSLKNQVLEQKLIKDICPDAERGWLKLADELAVSPDALPSLEIDNAALVIQATLAGQGIALVRRRLIESQLLHGQLEIYPDFEYHCQYKYYLAAPLEHFKWQKVQLFKDWLQKQFAYDDQHYKSRQAKLMGNKK from the coding sequence ATGCAGTTACCTCCATTAAAAAGCCTTTGGTATTTTAAGCACGCGGCAGAGTTAGGTAGTTTTAAGCTTGCGGCAGAGCAGTTGTTTGTTAGCCAAGCTGCGGTTAGCCAACAAATTCGCTTGTTAGAACAACAGCTTGATTGCAGCTTGTTTACTCGTCATACCCGTTATGTTGAGCTGACTCGCCAAGGCGAACACCTTTTACCCCATGTACTTAAGGGGTTTAGCCATTTGCAGGCAGGTGTGCAGGCAGTTAGCCAAGATAGCCACCCAAATACGTTAAACTTAACTGTGCTACCTTCGTTCGCCAGTGGTTGGTTGCTTGGCCGAATTAGCGACTTTCAAAACAAATATCCCCATATCAAAGTGCGTATTGAACCTAGCGATCAGCTTGCTGACTTTTCAGCGGGGCAGGTCGATTTAGGTATTCGTTTCGGTCAAGGCAGTTACCCAGGTTTGCATAGTGAGCTCATCAGTGACGACAGTTTATTTTTGGCTTATAAACCAGGGGCACTAGATACTTCTAAGTCACTAAAAAATCAGGTGTTAGAGCAAAAATTAATAAAAGATATTTGTCCTGACGCAGAGCGCGGTTGGCTAAAGTTGGCTGATGAACTTGCAGTCAGCCCTGATGCTTTGCCCTCGCTTGAGATAGATAACGCGGCATTGGTGATTCAAGCTACGCTTGCAGGACAAGGAATTGCTTTGGTTAGGCGGCGGTTAATTGAGTCTCAACTTTTACATGGGCAGTTAGAGATTTACCCTGATTTTGAATACCATTGCCAGTACAAGTATTACCTTGCAGCACCTTTAGAGCATTTTAAATGGCAAAAAGTTCAATTATTTAAAGACTGGCTGCAGAAGCAATTTGCATATGATGATCAACACTATAAATCGCGACAAGCCAAATTAATGGGAAATAAAAAGTAA
- the dgt gene encoding dGTPase, with amino-acid sequence MIDFGKKITPAREMRSTNNLHTALESDRGRIINSAAIRRLQQKTQVFPLERNAAVRSRLTHSLEVQQVGRFIVQTIFNKLSDAKQKEYGLVGLERPLESLVEMACLMHDIGNPPFGHFGEAAINQWFAKHLDALTPERCKGIGISVIFKHLAEDIKNFEGNAQGIRIIHSLLSLNLTYSQSAGILKYTRPASMLKSDIPQDKNYLMKKVGYYFSEKPFVEALQTELDIEQYCRHPISYIMEAADDISYCLADIEDAVEKGIISVESLCEKLKEQYSRTLTNLTIDDTKHSDFAEKAIDYALSKAQEQPYNFNSEFFIYLRVTLLHPLVSYAAERFINNIEAIYHGDFNQALLEDRSHLHAVTLTLKQVALKHVFCHKEVERLELQGYRIISGLLDCYKPLLALEADAFKRVLKGDQNYLIETRLVKKLSNKHLNSYQKAIDALKAEPDHFAAYEFYYRCRLIQDYISGMTDQFAYDEYRALMVID; translated from the coding sequence ATGATCGATTTTGGTAAGAAAATCACCCCTGCACGCGAAATGCGTTCAACCAATAACTTGCATACTGCGCTTGAAAGTGATCGAGGTCGTATTATTAATAGCGCTGCTATTCGTCGCTTACAACAAAAAACCCAAGTTTTTCCGCTTGAACGCAATGCTGCCGTGCGCTCAAGGCTTACTCACTCTCTTGAAGTACAACAAGTAGGTCGCTTTATTGTACAAACAATTTTTAATAAGTTGAGCGATGCCAAGCAAAAAGAATATGGTTTAGTGGGGCTTGAACGGCCTTTAGAAAGCCTCGTCGAAATGGCGTGTTTAATGCACGACATAGGCAACCCACCCTTTGGCCACTTTGGCGAAGCAGCAATCAACCAATGGTTTGCTAAGCATCTAGATGCTTTAACTCCTGAGCGCTGCAAAGGAATTGGTATAAGTGTTATTTTTAAACACCTCGCTGAGGATATTAAAAATTTTGAAGGTAATGCGCAGGGGATCCGCATTATCCATTCATTGCTATCACTTAATTTAACTTACAGCCAAAGTGCGGGCATTTTAAAGTACACACGCCCGGCCAGTATGCTCAAGTCAGATATTCCACAAGACAAAAACTACTTAATGAAAAAAGTCGGTTACTACTTCAGCGAAAAACCATTTGTTGAAGCACTCCAAACCGAACTTGATATAGAGCAATATTGTCGCCATCCAATCAGCTATATTATGGAAGCTGCCGACGATATCTCATACTGTCTAGCCGACATAGAAGATGCCGTAGAAAAAGGCATTATTAGCGTAGAGTCGCTCTGTGAAAAACTCAAAGAGCAATACAGTCGCACACTTACTAACCTCACAATTGACGATACTAAGCATAGTGACTTTGCCGAAAAAGCCATTGATTATGCGCTAAGTAAGGCTCAAGAACAGCCTTACAATTTTAATAGTGAGTTTTTCATCTACTTACGTGTCACTTTATTGCATCCGTTAGTGAGTTATGCAGCTGAGCGCTTTATTAATAATATCGAAGCTATTTACCACGGCGACTTTAATCAAGCTTTATTAGAAGATCGTAGTCACTTACATGCTGTCACACTTACCTTAAAACAGGTTGCACTAAAACATGTTTTTTGCCACAAAGAAGTGGAGCGTTTAGAACTACAAGGTTACCGCATTATTAGTGGCCTGCTTGATTGCTATAAACCATTACTTGCTCTTGAAGCTGATGCGTTTAAGCGTGTGTTAAAAGGCGACCAAAATTACTTAATAGAAACACGACTAGTGAAAAAACTCTCAAATAAACATTTGAACAGCTATCAAAAGGCGATTGATGCGTTAAAAGCAGAGCCCGATCACTTTGCTGCCTATGAGTTTTATTATCGTTGTCGATTAATTCAAGATTATATTAGCGGTATGACAGACCAATTTGCCTATGATGAATACCGCGCACTCATGGTGATAGATTAA